From a region of the Necator americanus strain Aroian chromosome Unknown Necator_2022.05.29.01.07, whole genome shotgun sequence genome:
- a CDS encoding uncharacterized protein (NECATOR_2022.05.29.01.07.G8.T1): MSDFEWYHGITILTLISILCYINYEDPFDFPEFHGDDLWDDDFLRQCMIPINEPSGLSCYTYRVEFEIVKVEVLNLDPILLIYHQFASKPEIKRFLTDAETKEMFSLKVYRGHGNESVTRHRLANGTSFEHEEGRAVGALFRKMKKSIPAVDFGSSELWQVLSYLPGGHYVPHHDYYEYESEDHWDQIMKDYGNRFATVLLVLKTAKEGGETVYPLLQRTITPKVGDVLFWTNLDRQGKGNVNSLHGACPITDGEKIAATLWIRERDQQMMGSNDGSKLFDVNELTQPEFEDA; the protein is encoded by the exons ATGAGCGATTTCGAGTGGTATCATGGTATCACAATTCTCACTCTTATCTCTATATTGTGTTATATCAATTACGAAGATCCGTTCGACTTTCCTGAATTTCACGGTGACGATCTCTGGGACGACGACTTTCTCAGACAATGCATGATCCCAATAAATGAACCGTCAG GACTTTCCTGCTATACCTATCGCGTAGAGTTCGAGATTGTGAAAGTCGAAGTGCTTAATCTTGACCCCATCCTACTTATCTATCATCAATTTGCAAGCAagccagaaataaaaagatttttaacgGATGCCGAGACAAAAGAGATGTTTTCCCTC AAAGTTTATCGTGGACATGGAAACGAAAGCGTTACCAGGCATCGCCTAGCAAATGGGACTAGTTTTGAGCATGAGGAAGGCAGAGCCGTTGGAGCACtgtttcgaaaaatgaaaaaatcaatccCGGCAGTGGATTTTGGAAGTAGTGAGCTGTGGCAG gtTCTCTCATACTTGCCTGGAGGACACTATGTACCTCATCACGACTATTACGAATATGAATCTGAAGACCACTGGGATCAGATTATGAAGGACTACGGAAATCGTTTCGCTACTGTTCTTCTGGTCCTGAAAACAGCAAAAGAAGGCGGAG AAACTGTGTATCCTCTTCTTCAAAGGACAATTACTCCAAAGGTCGGAGACGTTCTCTTCTGGACAAATCTAGACCGACAGGGAAAGGGA AATGTCAACTCTCTTCATGGTGCTTGCCCTATCACCGAcggagaaaaaattgctgcTACTCTGTGGATTCGTGAAAGAGATCAACAAATGATGGGCAGCAACGATGGGAGCAAATTGTTCGACGTGAACGAACTAACACAACCGGAATTTGAAGATGCATGA